The Heterodontus francisci isolate sHetFra1 chromosome 37, sHetFra1.hap1, whole genome shotgun sequence DNA window TCACTTGTGGATCCATATACTTAAACCAGTGAACaaagaaattacagagacagtTACCCCTTCGTAAAAGCACCTGGAGCCACATGTAGTGAGGAGAGTGCAACTTCATATATAAGAGATTAAACACTGTAGTCCGTGTTAAAATGCAGCAGTTTTAAAAGTCTATTCTATAAAGTACCTTAACTCAGCTTATCCCGCTAATGCTTAATATCGGTGCCATTCTGAATAGGAGAGGTCTCTTCAGTACACCGAGCAAATTTCACCGGCTCAAAAGGTTCATTCCATCAGAAGTACCTACACATTTCTATTGTACATGAGCACGTCATTTAGTCACTCCGCACAGGATTACTGATTTAAATTTACGAAAAATTTCTTGGCACAAATCAGAGTCGTGTTGTGGACGGTGTCCCACATCTGCAGCAGACCCTCGGGGCTGAGTTTGTGGATGACCAGCAGGTTTTTGTAGAAGCAAGGGTCGCTGTTCATGGGGCTCATCCGGCGCTTGACTATCCCAAACGTCCTGAAGGCGTAGTGCAACTGCGGCTGGACGCCGACCTTCTGCAGGCACATGCCCAGGTAGACGTCGTCGATGGGGTAAAGCTCGATGCCCTCGGAGGCGGTCACCAGCCGCCTGGCCAAGGCTGAGGCCATGATGAAGCCGCCGCCGCCGGCGTACGGCGGGTAGGGCTGGTCGTGCAGCTGCTTGGGGATGAAGTACTTGCTCTGGTGGTTCCGGATGGGCAAGGCGCGGGAGATGATGTCCCCCACAAACAAGTTATCGCGCGTCAGCCCCTCGCTCTGCGAGGCCAGGAATTCCAGAAGGTTCTCGGTGTTGACGAAGACGTCGTCGTCGCCCTTGAAGATGAACTGGGTTTGGCGGCAGTAGATGTCGAACCACTTGAGGAAGTTGACCTCCTTGAGGGTCAGGTTGAAGAAGGTGTCCATGAAGTCCCACTGCAGGATGTCGCCGAACAGCTGGTCCTCGTATTCCAGAAGCTTCTGCAGGTTGCGGCGGTCTTTGCCGGCGGCCGGCGCGCCCAGCAGAAAGACGGTCCTGATGCTGCGGCCGCCCAGGCTGCGCTCCCGGCCCCAGGTTTTCCTGACGGCCGCCCGCCGGTCGTGCTGCTCGATGACCGACTTGACGACGATGAGCAGGTGGGTGGGCGCCGCGCATTTCTCGGGGTGGTTGAGCAGGAGCGGGAAGTAGCGGCAGTGTCGGTACAAGACGTACTGCTGGAAGCGGCTGTCCAGCCCCGA harbors:
- the b3gnt7l gene encoding UDP-GlcNAc:betaGal beta-1,3-N-acetylglucosaminyltransferase 7, like yields the protein MDYIFPKRKLLKTLLSLSLIFAAVALLQKLKLGDGVSPGLREAGGGRLEPGWLEAESSFYRSGGNGSSGGPGTAEEAVVGPGAGGSGNVSTPPAWEVTVTKCNPNGSVRSLGWFSGLDSRFQQYVLYRHCRYFPLLLNHPEKCAAPTHLLIVVKSVIEQHDRRAAVRKTWGRERSLGGRSIRTVFLLGAPAAGKDRRNLQKLLEYEDQLFGDILQWDFMDTFFNLTLKEVNFLKWFDIYCRQTQFIFKGDDDVFVNTENLLEFLASQSEGLTRDNLFVGDIISRALPIRNHQSKYFIPKQLHDQPYPPYAGGGGFIMASALARRLVTASEGIELYPIDDVYLGMCLQKVGVQPQLHYAFRTFGIVKRRMSPMNSDPCFYKNLLVIHKLSPEGLLQMWDTVHNTTLICAKKFFVNLNQ